The following coding sequences are from one Holophagales bacterium window:
- a CDS encoding class I SAM-dependent methyltransferase, with product MRSDDRRVAPWPKLDPARRSAEVRAYFDRRAAVYDPVADRPYWAFSDRVLLALLRRTLLAGLGEGEDLRILDAGGGTGRWALRLLGELPRATALLADVSPGMLEVARRKAARTGARDRLSLLELDLNAPLPRGLGRFDVVLCFHNVAGLVADPAALMRRLVHATAPGGRVALVLPNLWQAAAKSLRDGRPSELGRLAARSAVRYGDGVPEVLVFTPSVARRCLEGAGCRDVTVHGFPVSVHPEGPGEDLPAFLDDPRLLRRLVPLETELCMPVEAAARGNNLLAIGRRPGK from the coding sequence ATGCGTTCCGACGATCGCCGCGTCGCCCCGTGGCCGAAGCTCGACCCGGCGCGCCGGAGCGCCGAGGTGCGCGCCTACTTCGACCGGCGGGCCGCCGTCTACGACCCCGTCGCCGACCGGCCCTACTGGGCCTTCTCCGACCGGGTCCTCCTCGCGCTCCTGCGACGCACGCTCCTCGCGGGCCTCGGCGAAGGTGAAGACCTCCGCATCCTCGATGCCGGCGGCGGCACCGGGCGCTGGGCGCTCCGCCTCCTGGGCGAGCTGCCGCGCGCGACCGCCCTCCTCGCCGACGTCTCGCCCGGGATGCTCGAGGTCGCCCGCCGCAAGGCCGCCCGCACGGGAGCGCGCGACCGTCTCTCGCTCCTCGAGCTCGATCTCAACGCGCCGCTTCCCCGCGGCCTCGGGCGCTTCGACGTCGTCCTCTGCTTCCACAACGTCGCGGGCCTCGTCGCCGATCCGGCTGCTCTGATGAGGCGGCTCGTCCACGCCACCGCGCCCGGGGGCCGCGTCGCCCTCGTCCTGCCGAACCTCTGGCAGGCGGCGGCCAAGAGCCTGCGCGACGGCCGCCCCTCCGAGCTCGGCCGCCTGGCGGCCCGGAGCGCCGTCCGCTACGGCGACGGCGTTCCGGAGGTTCTCGTCTTCACGCCGTCCGTCGCGCGCCGCTGCCTGGAAGGGGCCGGATGCCGGGATGTGACCGTCCACGGCTTTCCCGTCTCCGTCCACCCCGAGGGGCCCGGAGAGGATCTCCCCGCGTTCCTCGACGACCCCCGGCTCCTCCGGCGGCTCGTCCCGCTGGAAACGGAGCTCTGCATGCCCGTCGAGGCCGCGGCGCGCGGGAACAACCTCCTGGCGATCGGGAGACGGCCGGGGAAATAG
- a CDS encoding cobalamin B12-binding domain-containing protein, whose amino-acid sequence MATGRPRVVTSRKARPDLGDLSGPFLLALLGGDEAAAEELVSRSRSRGADTALVVRDLVMPALCEVGRMWTRGEASIAEEHLATALVSRVLSRSSGGAAIRAGSAPRIVFACLAGEFHDLGIRFLADVARESGWDAESLGANVPREALVRFVRQRPPAALALSLSLAGHIPEAAQTIAEVRAAAPHITILVGGLAILEDPERVALTGADAGIADAVTLRDWLRAQEKTKARTSRKSATGSGLPESMPPSLRRRVARSR is encoded by the coding sequence GTGGCCACAGGTAGACCCCGCGTCGTCACGTCCCGGAAAGCCCGCCCCGATCTCGGGGACCTGTCCGGGCCGTTCCTCCTCGCCCTCCTCGGAGGGGACGAAGCGGCCGCAGAGGAGCTGGTCTCCCGCTCTCGCTCCCGCGGGGCCGACACGGCCCTCGTCGTCAGGGACCTCGTCATGCCGGCCCTCTGCGAGGTCGGCCGGATGTGGACGCGGGGGGAGGCGTCGATCGCCGAGGAGCATCTCGCGACGGCCCTCGTCAGCCGGGTCCTCTCCCGCTCTTCCGGTGGCGCGGCCATCCGGGCCGGATCCGCCCCCAGGATCGTCTTCGCGTGCCTCGCGGGAGAGTTCCACGACCTGGGTATCCGCTTCCTCGCCGACGTGGCCCGCGAATCCGGATGGGACGCCGAGTCGCTCGGGGCCAACGTTCCCCGGGAAGCGCTCGTCCGTTTCGTCCGGCAGCGGCCCCCGGCCGCCCTCGCGCTGTCCCTTTCCCTCGCGGGTCACATCCCGGAGGCGGCCCAGACGATCGCAGAGGTCCGGGCGGCAGCGCCCCACATCACGATCCTCGTGGGCGGCCTCGCCATCCTGGAGGATCCCGAGAGGGTCGCCCTCACCGGGGCCGACGCCGGCATCGCCGACGCGGTGACCCTTCGCGACTGGCTCCGGGCGCAGGAAAAAACGAAGGCTCGGACATCCCGGAAGAGTGCTACCGGCAGCGGCCTTCCCGAGTCGATGCCGCCGTCCCTGCGTCGTCGCGTCGCCCGGTCCCGCTGA
- a CDS encoding HAD family hydrolase, protein MSSPRLVLFDIDGTLLSSGQRGLDSFSEALRRTFGTDGDVASYRFEGKLDPIIVLELMQKAGIPDDVIARRRPAALSLYLDLLEAALSAEPPALKPGVADLVARVSASPSVVPALLTGNVQRGARIKLTAAGLWDSFHFGVFGDEAPRRVDLGPIALARALERTGRTFSPAETVVVGDARADVECGRAIGARVVAVATGRTTPEELRAAGADTVLTNFADVASACEAILA, encoded by the coding sequence GTGAGCAGCCCTCGCCTCGTCCTCTTCGACATCGACGGAACGCTTCTTTCGTCGGGACAGAGGGGGCTCGATTCCTTCTCGGAAGCGCTGCGCAGGACCTTCGGAACGGACGGCGACGTGGCCTCCTACCGTTTCGAGGGGAAGCTCGACCCGATCATCGTCCTCGAGCTGATGCAGAAGGCCGGCATCCCCGACGACGTCATCGCCCGGCGCCGCCCCGCCGCCCTCTCCCTCTACCTCGACCTCCTCGAGGCGGCGCTTTCCGCCGAGCCCCCGGCTCTCAAACCGGGGGTCGCCGACCTCGTCGCCCGCGTTTCGGCCTCCCCGTCGGTCGTCCCGGCCCTCCTGACGGGAAACGTCCAACGCGGCGCCCGCATCAAGCTGACGGCGGCCGGCCTCTGGGACAGCTTCCACTTCGGTGTCTTCGGTGACGAAGCGCCGCGGCGCGTCGACCTCGGGCCGATCGCCCTCGCCCGCGCGCTCGAGCGGACGGGACGGACGTTCTCACCGGCCGAGACCGTCGTCGTCGGCGACGCGCGCGCCGACGTCGAGTGCGGCCGGGCGATCGGCGCCCGGGTCGTGGCGGTGGCGACGGGCCGGACGACCCCCGAGGAGCTTCGCGCCGCCGGCGCCGACACCGTCCTGACGAACTTCGCCGACGTCGCGTCGGCGTGCGAGGCGATACTTGCTTGA
- a CDS encoding RiPP maturation radical SAM C-methyltransferase, with protein sequence MPFGPEMSPSLGLSLLKASLAPGGTSVGVLYFTLAFAELLGERLYTKIATDGTRSIRELAGEWVFREALFGPDPAADERWEREVLLGRACWGARELARPVPASFVAGLRRARTRAAGFVERCLSEVLARRPRLVGFTSVFQQHAASLALARRIADVAPGTVVVFGGANCEGVMGAETVRSFPFVDAAVSGEGDLVFPELVRRVLAARSFDDLPGVTTRANVAARFAQGRFPNAPSVTRMDDLPVPDDADYFDQFARSRFAGKWTPGLFLETARGCSWGEKSHCTFCGLNGTTMAFRSKSPDRALGELRALVARHPRSDLQVVDNILDARYFESLLPELAKSPPPSPVFWETKSSLKKSQVRLLAAAGVTRIQPGIESLSDAVLKLMRKGVTAFQNVQLLKWCRELGVTPYWNLLWGFPDEAPEEYARMARLVPLLSHLAGPSGVSGLRLDRFSPGFDDADRLGFLDVTPMPSTAAVYPLGPEAVANLAYSFSFRARGHGDAGAYVAPLLREVARWKRAQRTSSLFSVPAGDALLVWDLRPVARRPLTVLRGLARVLHEACDASATLRALVDAGRSACGSTREEVATALDTLVTDRLLLRDGERHLALAVSLGTYSPEGRALDHFFRVANAMGEKKGDGITIPVHNDAVTFRTLRARERQKSPAATETTHAHDRLFSARFSVNRRGKLAIT encoded by the coding sequence ATGCCGTTCGGCCCCGAGATGTCGCCGTCTCTCGGTCTGTCCCTGCTGAAAGCGTCGCTGGCGCCGGGCGGCACGTCCGTGGGAGTCCTCTACTTCACGCTCGCCTTCGCCGAGCTCCTCGGCGAGAGGCTCTACACGAAGATCGCCACCGACGGCACCCGGTCGATCCGCGAGCTCGCGGGCGAGTGGGTCTTCCGCGAGGCGCTCTTCGGGCCCGACCCCGCCGCGGACGAGCGGTGGGAGCGCGAGGTCCTCCTCGGCCGCGCCTGCTGGGGCGCGCGCGAGCTCGCGCGGCCCGTTCCCGCCTCCTTCGTCGCGGGGCTTCGCCGCGCGCGGACCCGGGCCGCCGGGTTCGTCGAGCGGTGTCTCTCCGAGGTCCTGGCGCGTCGGCCGCGGCTCGTCGGCTTCACGAGCGTCTTCCAGCAGCACGCCGCTTCGCTCGCCCTGGCCCGGCGCATCGCGGACGTCGCCCCCGGCACCGTCGTCGTCTTCGGCGGCGCGAACTGCGAGGGGGTGATGGGGGCCGAGACCGTGAGGAGCTTCCCGTTCGTCGACGCGGCCGTCTCGGGAGAGGGCGACCTCGTCTTCCCCGAGCTCGTCCGCCGCGTGCTCGCCGCGCGCTCGTTCGACGATCTCCCCGGTGTCACGACGCGGGCGAACGTCGCCGCGCGATTCGCCCAGGGCCGATTCCCGAACGCGCCATCGGTGACGCGGATGGACGACCTGCCGGTCCCCGACGACGCGGACTACTTCGACCAGTTCGCGCGGAGCCGCTTCGCCGGGAAGTGGACGCCGGGCCTCTTCCTGGAGACGGCGCGCGGCTGCTCGTGGGGCGAGAAGAGCCACTGCACGTTCTGCGGCCTCAACGGAACGACCATGGCCTTCCGGAGCAAGTCCCCCGACCGCGCGCTCGGCGAGCTCCGCGCTCTCGTCGCGCGGCACCCCCGGAGCGACCTGCAGGTCGTCGACAACATCCTCGACGCGCGCTACTTCGAGAGCCTCCTCCCCGAGCTCGCGAAGTCTCCTCCGCCCTCGCCCGTCTTCTGGGAGACGAAGTCGAGCCTGAAGAAGAGCCAGGTCCGCCTCCTCGCCGCGGCGGGCGTCACGCGGATCCAGCCCGGCATCGAGAGCCTCAGCGACGCGGTGCTGAAGCTGATGAGGAAGGGCGTCACCGCCTTCCAGAACGTCCAGCTCCTGAAGTGGTGCCGCGAGCTCGGCGTCACGCCCTACTGGAACCTCCTCTGGGGCTTTCCCGACGAGGCGCCGGAGGAATACGCGCGGATGGCGCGCCTCGTTCCGCTCCTCTCCCACCTCGCTGGGCCCTCGGGCGTCTCGGGCCTCAGGCTCGACCGCTTCAGCCCCGGTTTCGACGACGCAGACCGGCTCGGCTTCCTCGACGTCACGCCGATGCCGTCCACTGCCGCCGTCTATCCGCTCGGACCCGAGGCCGTGGCGAACCTCGCGTACTCCTTCTCGTTTCGGGCCCGCGGCCACGGGGACGCAGGCGCGTACGTCGCGCCGCTTCTTCGCGAGGTGGCGCGATGGAAGCGTGCCCAGAGGACGAGCTCTCTCTTCAGCGTCCCGGCCGGCGACGCGCTCCTCGTGTGGGACCTGCGCCCCGTCGCGCGCCGCCCGCTCACCGTCCTCCGCGGCCTCGCGCGCGTGCTGCACGAGGCGTGCGACGCGTCGGCGACCCTACGCGCTCTGGTGGACGCGGGCCGCTCTGCATGCGGCTCCACGCGCGAAGAGGTCGCCACCGCGCTCGACACGCTCGTCACAGATCGCCTCCTCCTCCGCGACGGCGAGAGGCATCTCGCGCTCGCCGTTTCGCTCGGGACCTACTCTCCCGAGGGCCGTGCGCTCGATCACTTCTTCCGTGTCGCGAACGCGATGGGAGAGAAGAAAGGTGACGGAATCACGATTCCCGTTCACAATGATGCGGTGACGTTTCGTACACTCCGCGCGCGCGAGAGGCAGAAGTCTCCGGCCGCGACCGAAACAACGCACGCGCACGACAGGCTCTTTTCGGCCCGCTTCTCCGTGAATCGTCGCGGGAAGCTGGCCATTACCTGA
- a CDS encoding serine/threonine protein kinase, with protein sequence MALTAGEKLGPYEILARIGAGGMGEVWSARDTRLGRDVAIKILTRTGSSDADRIRRFEVEMKAVGRLSHPNVLAVYDVGSHEGVPYLVSELLDGETLRDRLDRGPLPIKAVASTAVEIAQGLAAAHTAGVIHRDLKPENVFLTRDGRVKLLDFGLAKLVEPREPITFEGLGEAETAARLTVSGIVVGTVRYMSPEQIRGAPIDHRSDVFAFGALLYEMLTGQVAFRRPSAIESLSATLAEDPLSRLEDPSPIPEEIEPILKRCLEKSPEDRFQSAADLAFQLREYAEGFSRPSSVRRRPRLGARARVVRAAVAAALALAALGVAGLAWRAGHGSAGPGVPSYKQLTFRRGLVLSARFSTDGRTIVYGAGWDGEPFRLHSMRTESPESRPLDLPPRGRPLRVVDGRARDLARQEVHLRFPDGWNPRARSTRGRRAAEDPHRRGGRRFFPGRPEPRGEPRGRGPVPPRVPDREDPAPGRGMDQQRPCLARREPRRFHRPPDRRRRPGRDLRRGQDGESGRPLEGLGERARPRLGSRRRRGLVHGDGGLSEQRPLGRRPEG encoded by the coding sequence ATGGCGCTGACGGCCGGCGAGAAACTCGGACCCTACGAGATCCTGGCCAGGATCGGGGCGGGAGGCATGGGCGAGGTCTGGAGCGCCCGCGACACCCGCCTCGGCCGCGACGTCGCCATCAAGATCCTGACGAGGACCGGCTCCTCCGACGCCGACCGGATCCGGCGGTTCGAGGTCGAGATGAAGGCGGTGGGGCGGCTGAGCCACCCCAACGTCCTCGCGGTCTACGATGTCGGGAGCCACGAGGGCGTCCCCTATCTCGTCTCCGAGCTCCTCGACGGAGAGACGCTCCGGGACCGGCTCGACCGCGGTCCGCTGCCGATCAAGGCCGTCGCCTCGACGGCGGTCGAGATCGCGCAGGGCCTGGCGGCCGCGCACACCGCCGGGGTCATCCACCGCGACCTGAAGCCCGAGAACGTCTTCCTGACCCGCGACGGCAGGGTGAAGCTCCTGGACTTCGGCCTCGCCAAGCTCGTGGAGCCGCGGGAGCCGATCACCTTCGAGGGCCTCGGGGAGGCCGAGACCGCCGCCCGCCTCACGGTCTCCGGCATCGTCGTCGGGACGGTGCGATACATGTCGCCGGAGCAGATTCGCGGCGCTCCGATCGACCACCGCTCCGACGTCTTCGCCTTCGGGGCGCTCCTCTACGAAATGCTGACGGGGCAGGTGGCCTTCCGCAGGCCGTCGGCGATCGAGTCGCTCAGCGCGACGCTCGCCGAGGACCCGCTCAGCCGGCTCGAGGATCCCTCGCCGATTCCGGAGGAGATCGAGCCGATCCTGAAGCGCTGCCTCGAGAAGAGCCCCGAGGACCGGTTCCAGTCGGCGGCGGATCTCGCGTTCCAGCTTCGCGAGTACGCGGAGGGCTTCTCGCGGCCGTCGAGCGTTCGGCGGCGCCCGCGCCTCGGAGCCCGGGCGCGCGTCGTCCGGGCCGCCGTGGCCGCGGCCCTGGCTCTCGCCGCGCTCGGCGTCGCCGGGCTCGCCTGGCGCGCGGGTCACGGCTCGGCGGGGCCGGGAGTTCCGTCCTACAAGCAGCTCACGTTCCGCCGGGGGCTCGTCCTGTCGGCGCGCTTCTCGACGGACGGCAGGACGATCGTCTACGGGGCGGGCTGGGACGGCGAGCCTTTCCGCCTTCACTCGATGCGCACCGAGAGCCCCGAGTCGCGCCCGCTCGACCTGCCGCCCAGGGGACGTCCTCTCCGTGTCGTCGACGGGAGAGCTCGCGATCTCGCTCGACAGGAAGTTCACCTACGGTTTCCAGACGGGTGGAATCCTCGCGCGCGTTCCACTCGTGGGAGGCGCGCCGCGGAGGATCCTCACCGACGTGGAGGACGCCGATTTTTCCCCGGACGGCCGGAACCTCGCGGTGAGCCGCGTGGTCGAGGGCCGGTACCGCCTCGAGTACCCGATCGAGAAGATCCTGCACCAGGCCGCGGGATGGATCAGCAACGTCCGTGTCTCGCCCGACGGGAGCCGCGTCGCTTTCATCGACCACCCGATCGCCGGCGACGACCGGGGCGCGATCTGCGTCGTGGACAGGACGGGGAAAGTGGACGTCCTCTCGAAGGACTGGGCGAGCGCGCTCGGCCTCGACTGGGCTCCCGGCGGCGACGAGGTCTGGTTCACGGCGACGGAGGTCTCTCCGAACAGCGCCCTCTGGGCCGTCGACCTGAAGGGTGA
- a CDS encoding C1 family peptidase, whose translation MKRARPYGTHPDVPDHRDLQYAAPRHVRRALPREVDLRSLCPPVEDQRPLNACSAHAIGAALWFDEKRQGEAAPLPSRLFLYWVERAKEHTIGTNAPVSLRDGYKAAAKNGVCPESLWPWKPERFAERPSKSCFSEARKRRAVAYHRIPRDLDHLRGCLAEGFPFTLGISVHESFESRAVRETGRVPIPTRGEKTLGGHAVLVVGYDDRSCRFLVRNSWGRRWGDKGYFTLPWAYLLHPDLAWDFWTVRRVL comes from the coding sequence ATGAAGAGAGCGCGACCGTACGGCACGCACCCCGATGTCCCCGACCACCGCGACCTGCAGTACGCGGCGCCGCGCCACGTGCGGCGGGCGCTTCCCCGCGAGGTCGACCTGCGGTCTCTCTGCCCGCCGGTCGAGGACCAGCGCCCGCTGAACGCCTGCTCGGCGCACGCCATCGGCGCGGCCCTCTGGTTCGACGAGAAGCGGCAGGGAGAGGCGGCGCCCCTTCCGTCGCGGCTCTTCCTCTACTGGGTCGAGCGGGCGAAGGAGCACACCATCGGGACGAACGCCCCCGTCTCCCTCCGCGACGGCTACAAGGCGGCGGCGAAGAACGGGGTCTGTCCCGAGAGTCTCTGGCCGTGGAAGCCCGAGCGGTTCGCCGAGCGGCCGTCGAAGAGCTGCTTCAGCGAGGCGAGGAAGAGGCGGGCCGTTGCCTATCACCGGATCCCGCGCGACCTCGACCACCTCCGTGGCTGCCTCGCGGAGGGGTTCCCGTTCACCCTGGGCATCTCCGTCCACGAGAGCTTCGAGAGCCGCGCGGTCCGCGAGACGGGGCGGGTCCCGATACCGACGCGCGGCGAGAAGACGCTCGGCGGCCACGCCGTCCTCGTCGTCGGGTACGACGATCGGAGTTGCCGATTCCTGGTGCGCAACTCGTGGGGGCGTCGCTGGGGGGACAAGGGCTACTTCACGCTTCCCTGGGCCTACCTCCTGCATCCGGACCTCGCCTGGGACTTCTGGACGGTGCGGCGCGTTCTCTGA
- a CDS encoding PAS domain S-box protein encodes MPPAPGKEEFGKLTAPAGGATSEARGSSGFACDPDLAVAAFDALSEGVVVQAATGEIVACNPAAERILGLTRDQMAGRTSLDPGWRSIRENGSPFPGEAHPAMETLRTGAALRDVVMGVHRPDGTLRWISISSTPIPGAAGRPVAAVVTFVDITDRAREKQVLAEENEIFRRSYVNSGEAIFLTDPGGDIIAANPAACRMLGRTEEEIRRIGRAGVVDRTDPRLPEALAERERTGEFRGELNCVRADGSVFAGGVTSVHFLDPSGGRRTSTSIRDLTEQKAAEAALLASREALRKSEETYRGLFDAMLNGFAYCRMLFDGDRPVDWVYLNVNRAFEAQTGLVGVAGRRVSEVIPGIRETSPDLFEVYGRVALTGRPEKLETYVKGVEDWYSIAVYSPEREHFVAVFDVITERKAAERAVQEANELLELRIAQRTAELREATSYNRSLIEAGIDPLMTIGREGRILDVNEATVRATGVPREDLVGSDFLDYFTEPERAREGYSQVFREGTVRDFELQLRHRSGRTTPVEVNASVYRDPDGKVLGGVAAARDISARKQFEARLGEANRELEAFSYSVSHELRAPLRAIDGFSALIGEAHVGQLDEEGRRLFERMRWNAQRMGQLIDDLLTFARTGRTDLVFQAEDMAHAARTAFVQVVPESGARSRISFSVGRLPEAFGDAALLRRVWENLLSNAVKFSSTRDRPEIRVEGRVERNEAVYCVRDNGVGFDMEHAGKLFGVFHRLHRTNEFEGTGVGLALVRRIVLRHGGRVWAEGELDQGATFSFALPVRGA; translated from the coding sequence ATGCCACCCGCCCCGGGGAAAGAGGAGTTCGGCAAGCTGACGGCGCCCGCCGGCGGGGCAACCTCCGAAGCCCGCGGGAGTTCCGGGTTCGCCTGCGACCCGGACCTGGCCGTGGCGGCTTTCGACGCCCTGTCCGAGGGTGTCGTGGTGCAAGCGGCGACGGGCGAGATCGTCGCCTGCAACCCGGCGGCGGAGAGGATCCTCGGCCTCACCCGCGACCAGATGGCCGGTCGCACCTCGCTCGATCCCGGGTGGAGGTCCATCAGAGAGAACGGTTCTCCGTTTCCGGGCGAGGCCCACCCCGCGATGGAGACGCTCCGGACCGGCGCGGCCCTTCGGGACGTGGTCATGGGGGTCCACAGGCCGGACGGGACGCTCCGGTGGATCTCGATCAGCTCGACACCGATTCCAGGAGCGGCCGGGAGGCCCGTCGCGGCGGTCGTGACGTTCGTGGACATCACGGACCGGGCCCGGGAGAAGCAGGTCCTCGCGGAGGAGAACGAGATTTTCCGCAGGAGCTACGTGAACAGCGGCGAGGCGATCTTCCTGACCGATCCGGGAGGCGACATCATCGCCGCCAACCCGGCGGCGTGCCGGATGCTCGGGCGGACCGAGGAGGAGATCCGCCGGATCGGGCGCGCGGGCGTGGTGGACAGGACAGATCCGCGCCTTCCCGAGGCTCTCGCCGAACGGGAACGAACCGGAGAATTCCGGGGAGAGCTGAACTGCGTCAGGGCCGACGGTTCCGTCTTCGCGGGAGGCGTGACTTCGGTTCACTTTCTCGACCCCTCGGGGGGGAGACGAACCAGCACGAGCATCCGCGACCTCACGGAGCAGAAGGCGGCGGAAGCGGCCCTCCTCGCATCCCGCGAGGCATTGCGCAAGAGCGAAGAGACCTATCGCGGCCTCTTCGACGCCATGCTGAACGGGTTCGCCTATTGCCGGATGCTCTTCGACGGCGATCGGCCCGTCGACTGGGTCTACCTGAACGTCAACCGGGCATTCGAGGCGCAGACGGGCCTCGTCGGCGTGGCGGGCCGCCGGGTGTCCGAAGTGATTCCGGGGATCCGGGAGACCAGCCCGGACCTCTTCGAGGTCTACGGCCGGGTTGCCCTGACGGGCAGGCCCGAAAAGCTGGAGACCTACGTGAAAGGGGTCGAGGACTGGTATTCCATCGCGGTCTACAGCCCGGAACGGGAGCACTTCGTCGCGGTCTTCGACGTCATCACCGAACGGAAGGCGGCCGAACGGGCGGTCCAGGAAGCGAACGAGCTGCTGGAGCTGCGCATCGCGCAGAGGACCGCCGAGCTCCGGGAGGCGACGTCCTACAACCGGTCCCTGATCGAAGCGGGCATCGACCCGCTGATGACGATCGGCCGGGAAGGACGGATCCTCGACGTGAACGAAGCCACGGTCCGCGCAACGGGCGTCCCTCGCGAAGACCTCGTCGGGAGCGATTTTCTGGACTACTTCACCGAGCCGGAGCGGGCGAGGGAGGGGTATTCGCAGGTGTTCCGCGAGGGGACCGTCCGGGACTTCGAGCTCCAGCTCAGGCACCGCAGCGGCAGGACGACGCCGGTGGAGGTCAATGCTTCCGTCTATCGCGACCCCGACGGGAAGGTCCTTGGAGGGGTCGCTGCCGCCCGGGACATCTCGGCCCGGAAGCAGTTCGAGGCCAGGCTCGGGGAGGCGAACCGGGAGCTGGAGGCGTTCTCGTATTCGGTCTCGCACGAGCTCCGGGCCCCCCTGCGGGCGATCGACGGGTTCTCGGCCCTGATCGGCGAGGCGCATGTAGGCCAGCTGGACGAGGAGGGGCGGCGGCTCTTCGAGCGGATGAGGTGGAACGCCCAGAGGATGGGGCAGCTGATCGACGACCTCCTCACCTTCGCCAGGACGGGGCGGACCGACCTCGTGTTCCAGGCGGAGGACATGGCGCACGCCGCGAGAACGGCGTTCGTCCAGGTCGTGCCGGAATCCGGGGCTCGCTCCCGGATTTCCTTCTCGGTGGGCCGCCTGCCGGAGGCTTTCGGGGACGCCGCGCTCCTCAGGAGGGTCTGGGAGAACCTCCTCTCGAACGCGGTGAAGTTCTCCTCGACCCGGGACCGGCCCGAGATCCGGGTCGAGGGACGCGTCGAACGGAACGAAGCGGTCTACTGCGTGCGGGACAACGGGGTCGGGTTCGACATGGAGCACGCCGGCAAGCTGTTCGGGGTCTTCCACCGCCTGCACCGCACGAACGAGTTCGAGGGGACCGGCGTCGGTCTCGCCCTCGTCCGCCGGATCGTCCTCCGCCACGGAGGGCGCGTGTGGGCCGAGGGAGAGCTGGACCAGGGCGCGACGTTCTCCTTCGCGCTGCCCGTCAGGGGCGCGTAG
- a CDS encoding SDR family oxidoreductase encodes MSATAEDPGAGGLKRMSVPAEQKVLAGKTVVVTGAGRGIGRAIALAAARAGATVVLASRTAEQLEDVVREVASLGGTALAVTADVRSRDDVERLVARAVEETGRLDAVVNNAGVFVWKPLEKLSEEEWDRVLETNLKATYLLVHSALPELKKSRGRILNVSSVHGTAGDANVVAHCAAKFGLVGLTKALALELRPHGIAVNAICPGSTDNRTRNLEGVPHEKPLEEKLDAFDVAAAALFLLSPAAETVTGAVLDVWGGTRVEVKA; translated from the coding sequence ATGAGCGCCACCGCGGAGGATCCCGGCGCGGGAGGCCTGAAGCGGATGAGCGTGCCAGCGGAACAGAAGGTGCTTGCCGGGAAGACCGTCGTCGTGACCGGAGCCGGTCGGGGAATCGGCCGCGCCATCGCGCTCGCCGCGGCCCGGGCCGGCGCGACCGTCGTCCTCGCCTCCCGGACCGCGGAGCAGCTCGAGGACGTGGTCCGGGAGGTCGCCTCCCTCGGCGGGACCGCCCTCGCCGTGACCGCCGACGTGAGGAGCAGGGACGACGTGGAGCGCCTCGTCGCGCGCGCCGTGGAGGAGACGGGGCGCCTCGACGCCGTCGTCAACAACGCGGGCGTCTTCGTCTGGAAGCCTCTCGAGAAGCTCTCCGAGGAGGAGTGGGACCGGGTTCTCGAGACGAACCTCAAGGCGACGTACCTCCTCGTCCACTCCGCGCTCCCCGAGCTGAAGAAGAGCCGGGGCCGCATCCTGAACGTCTCGTCGGTCCATGGCACCGCGGGCGACGCGAACGTCGTGGCGCACTGCGCCGCCAAGTTCGGCCTCGTCGGGTTGACGAAGGCCCTCGCGCTCGAGCTGCGGCCGCACGGAATCGCGGTCAACGCCATCTGCCCCGGGTCGACCGACAACCGGACCCGCAACCTCGAGGGGGTCCCGCACGAGAAGCCGCTCGAGGAGAAGCTCGACGCCTTCGACGTCGCGGCCGCCGCTCTCTTCCTCCTCTCGCCCGCCGCCGAGACCGTCACAGGGGCGGTTCTCGACGTCTGGGGAGGGACCAGGGTCGAGGTGAAGGCGTGA